The following is a genomic window from Acidimicrobiales bacterium.
GGCGTCTACGCCGTGTTCCCGCGCCTGGCTGAACGGCGGGCGCAGGACGCTCGGACGCTCTCGGGCGGTGAGCAACAGATGCTGGCGTTGGCCCGGGCGCTGGTGACCCGGCCTGGGGTCCTCCTCGCTGACGAACTGGCTACCGGGTTGGCACCCGGCGTGCGAGAAACGGCGTTCGACGCTCTCCGGGATGCCGGCACCAGCGTTCTGCTCGCAGAGCAGAACGCGTCCACCATCGCCCAGGTCGACCGCACCTACGACGTCGGTGACGGCACCGTGGCGGCTCCCGGAGAGAACATCTCAGACATTCCAGCGCTCGTAGCCGTCAAGCGGCATCTGAGATCTCGGTCCTGAGGGTGTCCTTGGGTCGGTGAGCCCGGGCGGTGTGTTCGTCGTAGAGGGCCCTGGTGGCGTGGACGGTGCCGGCGGGGTGCTCGGGCGGGGTGTAGGAGGATGGACGGGCGTCAACCCGTTCTACCCCTCGGCACCCCGGACGAGGCGAAGGTCGTCGCCGTGGGCGGCCTCGGCCGGCTCGATGCCCCGCTGGCGCCGGAGCTCGTCGATGCGGTCGAGGGGGCGCTCGAGCGCCCGCCGGCGCGTCCCCGACACCTCGCCGTAGGCCCGTTCGAGCGTGTCGACGGCCCGCCCGACCTTGTCGAGGGAGGCGCAGAAGCGCTCCCACTGCCCGCCGAAGGCCCCGAGGAGGGCGAGGATCTCGTCGGACGTCCGGGCCAGGTTCACGGCCTCGACCGACTGGCGGATCACGCCGAGCACGGTGAAGAGGGTGAGCGGCGAGCACAGGACCACTCGCTGGGCGAGGGCCTCGTCGACCAGGCCGGTGTCGTGGGTGTGGATGAACGCGTAGACGCTCTCGTTGGGGATGAAGCACAGGACGAAGTCGAGGGTGCCGGCAGCAGGGTCGACGTAGCCCCGGCCCCGCAGCTCGCGGACCCGGGCCCGCACGTCGCGGAGGAAGGCGTCACGGTGGTGGTCGCGCTCGTGGTCGGTGCCGGCATCGAGGCACCGGACGTAGGCGTCGATGGGGAACTTGGCGTCGAGGTGGAGCACGAGGTCGCCGGGGAGCAGGAAGGTGACGTCGGGGACGGTGCCGGCGCCGATGGCCCGCTGGCGCACGTAGCTGACGCCCTCGACCATCCCCGCGGCCCGGAGCACGTCGTCGGCCATGCGCTCGCCCCACTGGCCGCGGGACTGGGGGCTGGCCAGCACCTCCCGCAGGGCGGCAGCGGTGGACGACAGCTCCATGGTGGCGGCCCGCTGGGCGCTGAGCTCTCCCTGCTGGCGGCTGACGGCGTCACCGACCCGGCTGAGCTGGTCGCCCATGGCCCGCAGCTGGGCGTCGAGGAGGCCCGTGGTGGCGCCGAGGCGCTCGTCGGCTACGGCCACGACGGTGTCGACCACGCCGGCCGACGGCGAGCCTCCGGGCCGGCGGCCGAGGACGAGGGCGACGGCCAGGCCTCCACCGACGGCCCCGAGGCCCGCCACCACGATCAGCACGGCAACGTTCATCTCCATGCCCGAACCCTACGGAGGGGGTGTGACACAAACGCGGGGCCGAGGGCCCGAGCCCCTGCCCCTCACCTGCCGGTGGCCAGGTCGTAGACCCGGCGCTTCGACACCCCGTAGACCGACGCCACCTCGGCCACCGCGTCGCGCGTCGAGAGGCCGTCGGCCACCCGGGCCTCGACGGCGGCGACCAGGTCGTCGTCGCCGGCCGCCTCGGGCGCCGGCGCGCCCTCCACCACCACCACGTACTCGCCGCGCGGCACCACCTCGTCGGCCCTGGCCACCGCCGCGACCAGCGATCCTCGCCACACCTCCTCGTGCAGCTTGGTCAGCTCACGGCAGAGCGCCACCCCTCGCTCGGGTCCGAGCACCTCCGCCAGGTCGACGAGGGTCCGCACCAGGCGGTGCGGCGCCTCGTAGAGCACCATCGTCCGCCGCTCCCCGACGAGGGCCTCGAGCCGCTCCCGGCGACCGGCACCGCTGCGGGGCAGGAACCCCTCGAACACGAAGCGCCCCGTCGCCATGCCGCTGGCCACCAGCCCGGCCACCGCCGCCGAGGCTCCGGGGACGACCCGAACCTCGAAGCCGGCCGAGGCCGCCGCCCGCACCAGGCGCTCGCCGGGATCGGAGATGCCGGGCATGCCCGCATCGGACACCACGGCCACCACCTCACCGGCACGCAGGCGCTCGAGCACCCCCGCCACCTGACGGGCCTCGTTGTGGTCGTGGACCGCCACCAGGCGCCGGGCCGAGACGCCGGCGGCGGCGAGCAGCCGCCCGGTGCGGCGGGTGTCCTCGCAGAGCACCACGTCGGCCTCGGCCAGGGTCGCCGTCGCCCGCGGTGACAGGTCCCCGAGGTTGCCGATGGGCGTGGCCACCAGCACGAGCACACCGGGCGCCGTCACGTCACCTCCAGGCGGTCGCCTTGGGCGAGGCGCCACCGCTCGAACGAACCCGCCTCGGCCTCGACCACCGCCCGGCAGCGCCGCCGTGGGGCGCCCAACCGCCACGGCCGCATGCCCCGCACCACGTCGAGGACCACCAGGTCGCGGTCGCAATGGGCCACGTCGATCGGGAAGCGCATGCCGAGGGTGTGGACCGACGTGGCCGGGCGCAGCAGGAGCGCCCCCTCGATCCCGTCGCGCCCGAGGAGGCCCCGGGTGCGCGCACCGACGGTCGACGCCACCTCCAGCGGGGCCAGCACCTCCCCGTCCCGCAGCAGCCAGGGCACGCCCGGCCTCAGACGTTGAACCGGAACTCGAGGACGTCGCCGTCGACCACCTCGTAGTCCTTGCCCTCGATGCGGAGCTTGCCGACCTCCTTTGCCTTGTTCCACGAGCCGACCTCCAGCAGGTCGTCCCAGTGGATGCACTCGGCCTTGATGAACCCCTTCTGGAAGTCGGTGTGGATCACCCCGGCGCACTCGGGCGCCTTGGCCCCGGCGCGGAACGTCCAGGCGCGGGTCTCGTCGGGACCGGTGGTGAAGTAGGTCCGGCGGCCGAGGAGGCGGTAGGCCGACTGGATGAGGCGGGTGACGGCGCCCTCCCCGAGGTCGTAGGCGTCGAGGAGCTCCCGGCGCTCCTCGGGTGGCAGCTGGGCGGCCTCGGCCTCGAGCTGCACGCACATGGGCAGCACCTCGGCCCCGACACCGAAGGCCTCACGGACGGGAGCGGCCACGGCGTCGGCGTCGGCGAGCTGGTCCTCGCCGAGGTTCAGCACCACGAGCACCGGCTTGTTGGTGAGCAGGAACCACGGCCGAAGGGCCGCCCGGTGCTCGGCCGACATCGACGAGCGGTAGATGGGCGTCCCCTCCGAGAGCGTGGCCAGGGCGGCGTCGAGGGCCGCCACCTCGGTGGCGAGGGTGGCCGACTTGTCGAGCTTCATGGCCTTGCGCTGGCGCTCGACCTTGCCCTCGACGCTCTGGAGGTCGGCCAGGGCGAGCTCGGTCTCGACGGTGGCCAGGTGCTCGAGGGGGTCGGTGGGCCCAATCACGTCGTCGTCGGTGAAGGCCCGCAACACGAAGGTGATGGCGTCGACCTCGCGGATGTGGGCCAGGAAGCGGTTCCCGAGGCCCTCGCCCTGGTGGGCGCCCTCGACCAGTCCGGCGATGTCGACGAACTCGACGGTGGCGTGGATGATCTTGGCGCTGCCGGTCAGCTCGGCGAGCTGCTCCACCCGGTCGTCGGGCACGACGGCGATGCCCACGTTCGGGTCGACGGTGGCGAAGGGGTAGGCGGCGGCCAGGGCCTGTCCGCCCAGGGCGTTGAACAGGGACGACTTCCCGGCGTTGGGGAGGCCGACGAAGCCGATCCGTTCCATGGCGGCAGGGTACCGGCGTGCCCGCCGGAGACCCGACGCCGAGCCGCGGGTGGGGAGCTGCTGGCCCGGATCAGGGCCCGGCCGTGAGCAGGGGCGGAGCCGACTGGGTGGCGGGGACACCATCCCTATAGCGTGGCGCTCCTTATGTCGAAGAAGACGAACAAGCGCAAGATCAAGGCCCGCAAGTCCAAGGCCAACCACGGCGTCAAGCCCAACGCCGGGCGCTGATCCAGGCCATCACCCGACCGGTCCAGCGACCAGATCGGCACCGAGGGTAGGGATCCGGCCACCGGAGGTAGAAGCAACACCAATGCGGCGGTACCCCACCAGGACACACCAGCGACTGCTCGCGGTCGCGTCCACCCTCGTCCTCCTGGCCGGCGTGGTCTCCGTTGCCGTCGACGCCGCCTCGCCCGACGTGGTGCTGGCCGCGGCACCGACCACCACGACGACCTCGACGACGACCACCACCACGACCACCACCACCACGGTGCCCGAGGTCGTCCCCGTCGAGCTGTCGGAGCCCGAGGCGCCGCCGACCGAGGCCTATGCCGCCGAGCCTCACGTCGTCATCGGCCGCATCGAGATCCCCAAGCTCGGCCTCGACGCGGCCCTGAACCAGGGCATCGCCCTCACCAGCATCGACCGGGGGCCCAGCCACTGGCCCGGCACCGCCCTGCCTGGCCAGGCCGGCAACACCGTCGTGGCCGGCCACCGCGTCACCAAGACCCGGCCGTTCCGCGAGATCCACCGCCTCGAGATCGGTGACGAGATGATCCTCACCGGCGAGCAGGGCCGCTTCGTGTACCGGGTGAACGCCACCGACGTGGTCACCCCCGACGCGCTCTACATCGTCGACCAGACGCCGGAGCCGACGGCGACGATCTTCGCCTGCCACCCGCCCGGGTCGGCCCGCTACCGCTACGTCGTCACCTTCGACCTCGTGGGCCCGCCCGCCGGCTTCACCAGCGCCGGCGCCGCTGACGAGTCCGACGAGTCCGACGAGTCCGACGCGCCCGCCGCGCCCGCCGCGTCCGACGAGTCCGACGAGCCCGCCGCGTCCGACGACGCCGGCTGACCAACGGGGGCGCGCCGCCTGGCCTCCGTCCCGGCGAACGGCGATCATCCTGACCTGATGGCCGACCTCGACCTCCGGCGCGGCGCGCTCGTCGCCCTCCTCGGGGGAGCGTCGCTCACCGCCGCCCTGCCCCCGTTCGGGTGGTGGCCCCTCGGCCTCCTCGGCACCGGCCTCCTGGCCGTCGCCGTCGCGGGGCGGGCCTGGCGGGGGCGCCTGGCGGTCGGGGCCGCCGCCGCCGCCGGGTTCCTCGGCCCGGGGCTGTTCTGGATGACGGAGTTCAGCGCCCCCGGCTTCGTGGCCGCCGTGGTCATCGAGGCATCCATCCTCACCGCGGGGGTCCTCGCCGTCCCCGCAGCGACCGGACGACGGTGGCCCCTGCTCCTCGGCATCCCGGGCACCTTGGTGCTGGTGGAGGGGCTGCGCGGGATCTGGCCCTTCGGCGGCGTCCCGATCGCCACCCTGGCCCAGACGCAGGTGGGAGGCCCCCTCGCCACGACGGTGCGGGTCGGCGGCCCCCTCCTGCTGGCCGCCCTGGTGGCGCTGACCGGCACCGCCCTCGCTCTGGCCCTGCGCCCCGAGGGCCGGCGAGCGGCGGCAGGTGCGCTCGGCGTCGTCGCCCTCGTCGCCGCGGGCGGCTGGGCCGCCCCGAACGGCTCGGACACCGGCGAGCTGCGGGTGGCCATGGTCCAAGGCGGCGGCGAGCGGGGCACCCTGGCCGTCGAGACGTCGTCCACCGAGGTCTTCGAGCGTCACCTCGCCATCACCGAGGAGGTGGGCGACGTCGACCTGGTGGTGTGGCCCGAGGACATCTTGAAGGTGGAGGGCGACGTCACCGACGCAGAGGTCGGCCGGGTCATGGGCCGCTTGGCACGCCAGCGGGAGGCCACCTTCGTCGTCGGCTCGGCCGAAGGTGTGGGCGACCGGTTCCGGGTGGTCAGCACGGCCTGGGGG
Proteins encoded in this region:
- the rsmI gene encoding 16S rRNA (cytidine(1402)-2'-O)-methyltransferase translates to MTAPGVLVLVATPIGNLGDLSPRATATLAEADVVLCEDTRRTGRLLAAAGVSARRLVAVHDHNEARQVAGVLERLRAGEVVAVVSDAGMPGISDPGERLVRAAASAGFEVRVVPGASAAVAGLVASGMATGRFVFEGFLPRSGAGRRERLEALVGERRTMVLYEAPHRLVRTLVDLAEVLGPERGVALCRELTKLHEEVWRGSLVAAVARADEVVPRGEYVVVVEGAPAPEAAGDDDLVAAVEARVADGLSTRDAVAEVASVYGVSKRRVYDLATGR
- the ychF gene encoding redox-regulated ATPase YchF: MERIGFVGLPNAGKSSLFNALGGQALAAAYPFATVDPNVGIAVVPDDRVEQLAELTGSAKIIHATVEFVDIAGLVEGAHQGEGLGNRFLAHIREVDAITFVLRAFTDDDVIGPTDPLEHLATVETELALADLQSVEGKVERQRKAMKLDKSATLATEVAALDAALATLSEGTPIYRSSMSAEHRAALRPWFLLTNKPVLVVLNLGEDQLADADAVAAPVREAFGVGAEVLPMCVQLEAEAAQLPPEERRELLDAYDLGEGAVTRLIQSAYRLLGRRTYFTTGPDETRAWTFRAGAKAPECAGVIHTDFQKGFIKAECIHWDDLLEVGSWNKAKEVGKLRIEGKDYEVVDGDVLEFRFNV
- a CDS encoding DNA recombination protein RmuC, producing the protein MEMNVAVLIVVAGLGAVGGGLAVALVLGRRPGGSPSAGVVDTVVAVADERLGATTGLLDAQLRAMGDQLSRVGDAVSRQQGELSAQRAATMELSSTAAALREVLASPQSRGQWGERMADDVLRAAGMVEGVSYVRQRAIGAGTVPDVTFLLPGDLVLHLDAKFPIDAYVRCLDAGTDHERDHHRDAFLRDVRARVRELRGRGYVDPAAGTLDFVLCFIPNESVYAFIHTHDTGLVDEALAQRVVLCSPLTLFTVLGVIRQSVEAVNLARTSDEILALLGAFGGQWERFCASLDKVGRAVDTLERAYGEVSGTRRRALERPLDRIDELRRQRGIEPAEAAHGDDLRLVRGAEG
- a CDS encoding class E sortase, which translates into the protein MRRYPTRTHQRLLAVASTLVLLAGVVSVAVDAASPDVVLAAAPTTTTTSTTTTTTTTTTTVPEVVPVELSEPEAPPTEAYAAEPHVVIGRIEIPKLGLDAALNQGIALTSIDRGPSHWPGTALPGQAGNTVVAGHRVTKTRPFREIHRLEIGDEMILTGEQGRFVYRVNATDVVTPDALYIVDQTPEPTATIFACHPPGSARYRYVVTFDLVGPPAGFTSAGAADESDESDESDAPAAPAASDESDEPAASDDAG
- a CDS encoding ATP-binding cassette domain-containing protein, translating into MLRDVELEVQPGEFVALVGSNGAGKTALLRTLAGRLTARGGLVRLDGVDITRWPTWRRARSGIVHVPQERHLFPTLSVEENLRVALLGRPHRTNCGSDSLGGVYAVFPRLAERRAQDARTLSGGEQQMLALARALVTRPGVLLADELATGLAPGVRETAFDALRDAGTSVLLAEQNASTIAQVDRTYDVGDGTVAAPGENISDIPALVAVKRHLRSRS
- a CDS encoding DUF192 domain-containing protein, whose translation is MPWLLRDGEVLAPLEVASTVGARTRGLLGRDGIEGALLLRPATSVHTLGMRFPIDVAHCDRDLVVLDVVRGMRPWRLGAPRRRCRAVVEAEAGSFERWRLAQGDRLEVT
- the lnt gene encoding apolipoprotein N-acyltransferase; protein product: MADLDLRRGALVALLGGASLTAALPPFGWWPLGLLGTGLLAVAVAGRAWRGRLAVGAAAAAGFLGPGLFWMTEFSAPGFVAAVVIEASILTAGVLAVPAATGRRWPLLLGIPGTLVLVEGLRGIWPFGGVPIATLAQTQVGGPLATTVRVGGPLLLAALVALTGTALALALRPEGRRAAAGALGVVALVAAGGWAAPNGSDTGELRVAMVQGGGERGTLAVETSSTEVFERHLAITEEVGDVDLVVWPEDILKVEGDVTDAEVGRVMGRLARQREATFVVGSAEGVGDRFRVVSTAWGPDGEPVDRYHKNLRVPFGEYVPFRPLVERLADVSPIPRDALEGEGIGLLVTPAGDLGVAVSFEVFFAHLTRSATTAGAEVILVPTNAASYSTTQMPALQLGATRLRALETGRWIVQAAPTGFSAIVDPDGRVTVASDLGEGVALEGMVATRRGLTPYGRTGDVPWVAFALAAVAAAWVTGMRSGAIGWRGGRQAAAGRG